In Truepera sp., the sequence GTCTGGGTCCTGGGCCTGTATGCGCTCCTGTTCGGATTGACGCTCATCGTCCTCGGCTTCAGGCTCCGTGGGCTAAAGGGGCGCATCGAGCGCGGCGTCGAGGCCTTGGGCGGCGGGGCCGACCGCGGGGCGTGAGGCGGTGAGCAGCAGGCCACCCGGACCACCCTCGCGAACGCCGAGGGGCGACGGCGGCGCGCCGAAGCGCGAGGGCCGCGGGCCAACGGGTGAGGGCGGCGCGCCGCCGGAAGGAAGCCCCAAGCGCAGGCTCCCCATCTGGCTCATCTTCGTCGGCATATTCATAGTCAACTACGTCCTCGTGACCTTCGTGTTCCCGGGCCCGGGAAAACCCGTCGAGATCCCCTACACGCTCTTCACGGAGCAGGTCACGGCCGGGAACGTCGTCACGGTCGCCAGCCGTGGCGACACGCTGCAGGGCCTGCTGGCGAAGCCGATCACGTATCCGCCGCCGACCGCCACGCCCGAGGAGGGCAGCGGCAGCGAGGGCAACGCTTCTGAGCCGGTCGAGGTGACGAAGTTCACCACCACCGTTCCCACCTTCGTCGGCACCGATCTCGAGAAACTCCTGGTCGACCACGGCGTCGAGATCAGCGCGACCTCGATGGACACCCCCCGTAACCCGCTGCTCACCCTGCTGCTCGCGTTCGGTCCGACGCTCGCGCTGGTCGCCCTGATCGTGTGGATGGGCCGCCGGCTCAGGAGCGGCGCAGGCGCAGGCGGCCTGGGAGGCGCCTTCGGCCTCGGGAAGAGCGCAGTCAAACGCTACGACGAGGCCTCTGACGCCGAACGCGTCACCTTCGACGACGTGGCCGGCATCGACGAGGCGCGAAACGAGCTTGTCGAGATCGTCGACTTCCTCCAGAACCCCGACAGGTACACGCGTCTCGGCGGCACCGCGCCCAAGGGCGTGCTCCTGGTCGGAGCGCCGGGCACGGGCAAGACGTTGCTGGCGCGAGCGGTGGCCGGGGAGGCCGGCGTCCCGTTCTTCAGCATGAACGCCTCCGAGTTCGTCGAGATGATAGTCGGCGTGGGCGCCAGCCGCGTGCGCGACCTGTTCAAGCAGGCGCGCGAGGCCGCCCCTTCCATCATCTTCATCGACGAGCTGGACGCCATCGGCCGGGCCAGGGGGCGCAGCAGTTTCGGCGGCACCGGCGAGCAGGAGCAGGCACTCAACCAGATCCTGACGGAGATGGACGGCTTCAGCACGCGCGAGGGCGTGATCGTGCTGTCGGCCACCAACCGTCCCGACGTGCTCGACCCGGCGCTGCTGCGCGCCGGTCGCTTCGACAGGCGCGTCACGGTTCAGCCGCCCGACAAGGTCGGGCGGGCGAAGATCCTCGAGGTTCACACCCGCAACGTGCCGCTGGCGCCCGACGTGGACCTCGCGGTCATCGCCTCCATCACGCCGGGCCTGGTCGGCGCCGACCTGCGCAACCTCGTCAACGAGGCCGCCCTGCTGGCCGCACGGCGCAGGCAGGACAGCGTAACGCAACGCGACTTCGAGGACGCCCTCGAGAAGCTGGTGCTCGGGCCCGTCAGGAGCGTGGTGTTGAGCCTCGCCGACCGCACCCGCACCGCCTACCACGAGAGTGGTCACGCGATCCTCGGGCTCGTCGTGCCTGGGGCCGATCCCGTCACGCGCGTCACCATCACGCCGCGCGGGCAGTCGCTGGGCGTCACGTACCAGCGTCCCGTGGACGACCGCTACAACTACTCGGACACCCACCTCAGGGCGCGCATCGTCGGCGCCATGGGCGGCCGCGCGGCCGAGGAGATCGTCTACGGTGACCGCACCACGGGCGCCCAGAACGACCTCGAACAGGCCAGCGCGGTGGCGGTCCAGATGGTGACCCGCTGGGGCATGAGCGACCGGGTCGGCCCGCTCGCCCTGGCGCCCAAGGGGAACACCTACCTGGGAGGCGCCGAGAGCTTCGGCCTGGAGGGCAAGCCGTACAGCGAGGCCACCGCGCGCTTGATCGACGACGAGGTGCGCCGGATCATCGAAGAGAGCTACGCCCAGGCGGTCGAGCTCCTGAAGGAGCACAGAGCCCAGCTCGACGACTTGGCGAAGGCGCTGCTGGAGCACGAGACCCTGGACGAGGCCGCGGTGCTGGCGGCAACGGGCCTCGGGCCGGCGCCCAAGCAAGCCGCCGCCAACGCGCCTGAGGTCACCGAAGCGAACGACTAGCGCCGCAGGCGCGACTCGACGGCGCGGGCGTGGGCCTCGAGGCCCTCGGCCCGCGCCATAAAGGCGGCCGCCGGGCCGACGTCCTCGACCACGGCGCGAGACAAGTAGGTGAGGGGCATCACCTTCTGGAAATCGCGCAGGTTCAGGAAGGAACTGAAGCGCGCCGTGGTGCCGGTAGGCATGACGTGGCTGGGCCCGACGACGTAATCGCCCAGGGCCTCCAGGCTGTTGGCGCCGAGGAAGAGACCCCCGGCGTTGCGCGCCTTCGCGGCCAGGCTCCAGGGGTCATCTACCAGCAAGCAGAGGTGTTCGGGCGCGTAGGCGTTCGCGACGACCATGGCCGCGTCCAGGTCCTCCACGAGCACGGCCACGCCTCGCTCCTCTACCGACTGGCCGGCCGACCGCGGGTCGGGCAGGGCGGCGGCGGCCCGAGGAAGGGCCTCCAGGACGTGCTCCAGCAGCGCCAGGCTGGGCGTCACGAGCACGGGCTGCGCGCCCGCGTGCTCGGCCTGCGCCAGCAGGTCGGCAACCACGTGCCCCGCGTCGGCCGAGTCGTCCGCCACCACCAGCGTCTCCGTGGGGCCGGGCAGGGACTCTATGCCCACCGTGCCGTATAGCTGCCGCTTGGCCTCGACCACGTAGCGGTTGCCGGGGCCGACGACCTTGTCCACGCGCTGGACGCTGGCCGTGCCGTAGGCGAGGCCGGCGATGGCTTGTGGGCCGCCGACCCTCATGACCTGGTCGGCGCCCGCCAGTCTGGCTGCGAACCGCACCGCGGCCGGCACGCTGCCGTCCTCGGCCGGCGGCGTGGCCACTACCACCCGCTCGACGCCCGCCACCCTGGCCGGCACGGCCGTCATGAGCACGCTCGAGAAGAGCGGGGCGCTGCCGCCCGGCACGTAGCAGCCCACGCTCGAGAGCGGCACCACGAGCTGGCCCAGCATGGCGCCGTCTGCCGCGTACAAGAAGCCGCCTTCGGGCTGGTGGCGGTAGTACTCTTCCACGCGCCTGGCCGC encodes:
- the ftsH gene encoding ATP-dependent zinc metalloprotease FtsH, translated to MSSRPPGPPSRTPRGDGGAPKREGRGPTGEGGAPPEGSPKRRLPIWLIFVGIFIVNYVLVTFVFPGPGKPVEIPYTLFTEQVTAGNVVTVASRGDTLQGLLAKPITYPPPTATPEEGSGSEGNASEPVEVTKFTTTVPTFVGTDLEKLLVDHGVEISATSMDTPRNPLLTLLLAFGPTLALVALIVWMGRRLRSGAGAGGLGGAFGLGKSAVKRYDEASDAERVTFDDVAGIDEARNELVEIVDFLQNPDRYTRLGGTAPKGVLLVGAPGTGKTLLARAVAGEAGVPFFSMNASEFVEMIVGVGASRVRDLFKQAREAAPSIIFIDELDAIGRARGRSSFGGTGEQEQALNQILTEMDGFSTREGVIVLSATNRPDVLDPALLRAGRFDRRVTVQPPDKVGRAKILEVHTRNVPLAPDVDLAVIASITPGLVGADLRNLVNEAALLAARRRQDSVTQRDFEDALEKLVLGPVRSVVLSLADRTRTAYHESGHAILGLVVPGADPVTRVTITPRGQSLGVTYQRPVDDRYNYSDTHLRARIVGAMGGRAAEEIVYGDRTTGAQNDLEQASAVAVQMVTRWGMSDRVGPLALAPKGNTYLGGAESFGLEGKPYSEATARLIDDEVRRIIEESYAQAVELLKEHRAQLDDLAKALLEHETLDEAAVLAATGLGPAPKQAAANAPEVTEAND
- the hisD gene encoding histidinol dehydrogenase, giving the protein MQRLYRGRTYILNGMRVINSTSAALAWCEERIGRSSPDEALEASVREIIADVRQRGDAALVDHTARFDGVDLSGVLVGAAELEGAESELDPELAAAIRLAARRVEEYYRHQPEGGFLYAADGAMLGQLVVPLSSVGCYVPGGSAPLFSSVLMTAVPARVAGVERVVVATPPAEDGSVPAAVRFAARLAGADQVMRVGGPQAIAGLAYGTASVQRVDKVVGPGNRYVVEAKRQLYGTVGIESLPGPTETLVVADDSADAGHVVADLLAQAEHAGAQPVLVTPSLALLEHVLEALPRAAAALPDPRSAGQSVEERGVAVLVEDLDAAMVVANAYAPEHLCLLVDDPWSLAAKARNAGGLFLGANSLEALGDYVVGPSHVMPTGTTARFSSFLNLRDFQKVMPLTYLSRAVVEDVGPAAAFMARAEGLEAHARAVESRLRR